One stretch of Caldalkalibacillus uzonensis DNA includes these proteins:
- the buk gene encoding butyrate kinase, whose amino-acid sequence MEQKTYRLLVINPGSTSTKIAIYDNERPIFEETLRHDTTELNKYRSVMDQYQFRKEIILETLNKEGINLQKLAAVVGRGGVLRPIPGGTYLVNEDMLQDLRSGRFGEHASNLGAIIANEIAQQLNIPAFIVDPVVVDELDPVARISGVPEIPRRSIFHALNQKAVARRYAKKQGKAYEKMRLIVSHMGGGITVGAHRYGRVVDVNNGLHGDGPFSPERAGTVPAGDLVGLSFSGQYFSGEIFKKLVGRGGLVAYLGTNDARKVEEMIAAGDEKAKLVYEAMAYQVSKEIGSCAAVLEGDVDAIILTGGLAYGDQFVDMIKKRVEWIAPVKVIAGENELQALAEGGLRVLRGEEEAKTYPNDQTGAKEVEQILKGEKTNGQRV is encoded by the coding sequence ATGGAGCAAAAAACATACCGCTTATTGGTCATTAACCCAGGCTCTACATCCACCAAGATTGCCATCTATGACAATGAACGGCCCATCTTTGAAGAAACACTGCGCCATGATACCACAGAACTCAATAAATACCGCAGTGTGATGGATCAATATCAGTTCCGTAAAGAAATCATACTGGAGACCCTGAATAAAGAGGGAATCAACCTGCAGAAACTGGCGGCTGTTGTGGGGCGGGGTGGTGTCCTCAGGCCGATTCCCGGCGGGACCTACCTTGTTAACGAAGACATGTTGCAAGATTTGAGAAGCGGCCGCTTCGGGGAACACGCTTCCAATTTAGGGGCTATTATTGCCAATGAAATTGCCCAACAGTTAAACATTCCCGCTTTCATTGTCGATCCGGTTGTGGTGGATGAACTTGATCCTGTGGCCCGGATCTCGGGGGTCCCCGAAATCCCCCGCCGCAGCATCTTTCATGCCTTGAACCAAAAAGCAGTGGCCCGTCGTTATGCCAAAAAGCAGGGGAAAGCGTACGAAAAGATGCGCTTGATCGTCAGCCACATGGGGGGCGGTATCACTGTGGGAGCCCATCGCTATGGCCGGGTTGTTGATGTGAACAACGGCTTGCATGGAGATGGTCCCTTTTCGCCTGAACGGGCAGGAACTGTTCCTGCGGGCGACTTGGTTGGGCTCAGTTTTTCGGGACAATACTTCTCTGGCGAAATCTTTAAAAAACTGGTCGGCCGGGGCGGTCTGGTCGCTTATTTGGGCACCAATGATGCCCGCAAGGTGGAAGAGATGATCGCGGCAGGAGATGAAAAAGCCAAATTGGTCTATGAGGCGATGGCTTACCAGGTCTCCAAAGAGATCGGCTCCTGCGCTGCTGTGCTGGAAGGGGATGTGGATGCCATCATCTTAACCGGCGGCTTGGCCTATGGCGACCAGTTTGTGGACATGATCAAGAAGCGGGTGGAATGGATTGCACCGGTGAAAGTGATCGCCGGGGAAAACGAACTGCAAGCGCTGGCTGAAGGCGGCTTGCGTGTCTTGCGCGGTGAAGAAGAAGCCAAGACCTATCCTAATGATCAAACAGGAGCAAAAGAAGTGGAACAAATTTTAAAGGGGGAAAAGACCAATGGCCAAAGAGTATGA
- a CDS encoding Leu/Phe/Val dehydrogenase translates to MKLFEYMEKYDYEELLLCQDKASGLKAIICIHDTTLGPALGGCRMWTYDSEEEAIEDALRLARGMTYKAAAAGLNLGGGKSVIIGDPRKDKSEALFRAFGRFVQGLNGRYITAEDVGTTVEDMDLIHEETDYVTGISPAFGSSGNPSPVTAYGVYKGMKATVRQAWGDDSLEGKTIAVQGVGNVAYNLCRYLHEEGARLIVTDINQEAVRRAVEAFGARAVDPNEIYSVECDIFAPCALGGVINDETIPQLKARVIAGAANNVLREERHGDQIHELGFYYAPDYVINAGGLINVADELLGYNRDRAMRKVETIYDNIEKVFEISRRDNIPTYRAADRMAEERIQAMKNARSTFLQNPKSILNMKE, encoded by the coding sequence ATGAAACTGTTTGAGTATATGGAAAAATATGATTACGAAGAGCTGTTGTTATGTCAGGACAAAGCATCCGGTTTAAAGGCGATTATTTGCATCCATGACACGACACTTGGACCCGCATTGGGCGGATGCAGGATGTGGACTTATGATTCGGAAGAAGAGGCTATTGAAGATGCGCTGCGCTTGGCCCGGGGGATGACTTACAAGGCAGCGGCCGCCGGTTTAAACTTAGGGGGAGGAAAATCGGTCATTATCGGCGATCCACGCAAGGATAAAAGTGAAGCTCTGTTCCGTGCCTTCGGCCGTTTTGTGCAAGGGCTTAATGGCCGTTACATCACCGCAGAAGACGTAGGCACTACCGTGGAAGATATGGATCTCATTCATGAAGAGACCGACTATGTGACAGGTATTTCTCCGGCGTTTGGCTCCAGTGGCAATCCTTCCCCTGTGACCGCTTATGGTGTTTATAAGGGTATGAAAGCAACAGTCAGACAAGCATGGGGAGATGACTCTCTGGAAGGGAAAACCATTGCTGTGCAAGGTGTAGGCAATGTGGCCTACAATCTGTGCCGTTACCTTCATGAAGAGGGGGCCCGGCTGATTGTGACCGACATTAACCAGGAGGCGGTCAGACGGGCTGTGGAAGCGTTTGGGGCTCGTGCTGTGGATCCCAATGAGATCTATAGTGTGGAGTGTGATATTTTTGCCCCTTGTGCGCTGGGTGGTGTGATCAATGATGAAACAATTCCCCAGCTCAAAGCGCGCGTCATTGCCGGGGCGGCCAACAACGTGCTGCGTGAAGAGCGCCACGGAGACCAAATTCATGAGCTGGGCTTCTACTATGCCCCTGATTACGTGATTAATGCCGGCGGTCTGATCAATGTGGCCGATGAGCTGTTAGGCTATAACCGGGACAGGGCGATGAGGAAGGTGGAGACCATCTATGACAATATTGAAAAAGTGTTTGAGATTTCCCGCCGCGACAATATTCCAACTTACCGGGCGGCTGACCGGATGGCGGAGGAACGCATTCAAGCCATGAAGAATGCCAGAAGCACCTTCTTGCAAAATCCGAAAAGCATCTTGAATATGAAAGAATAG
- the yqiS gene encoding phosphate butyryltransferase, giving the protein MKLEDLVDKATQYGKQTIAVAQAGDEEVLRAVREGLRRHLAHFYLIGDEQEIKAKAEWVELEVDHLQVVHESSSGQAARRAVQLVKEGKANALMKGLVPTADLLKAVLDKESGLKRSRLLSHVAAFEVPGYERLIFVTDPAMNIAPDLKQKGEIIQNAVQVARAAGVERPKVAVLAPVEVVNPAMQSTLDAASLTVMASRGQITDCEVEGPLALDNAVSVEAAQHKGIKSPVAGKADILLVPNIETGNVLYKSLVYFARAKVGAVVVGAEVPVILTSRADSMEDKLYSIALAACVTHMN; this is encoded by the coding sequence ATGAAACTGGAAGATCTTGTAGACAAAGCAACCCAGTATGGGAAACAAACCATTGCTGTAGCTCAGGCGGGTGATGAAGAGGTATTAAGAGCCGTGCGTGAGGGACTTAGGCGGCATTTGGCCCACTTTTATCTCATCGGTGATGAGCAAGAGATCAAAGCAAAAGCCGAGTGGGTTGAATTGGAAGTGGACCATCTGCAGGTGGTGCATGAGTCCTCCTCTGGGCAAGCCGCCCGCCGGGCCGTGCAGCTGGTTAAGGAGGGGAAGGCCAACGCACTCATGAAAGGGCTTGTACCTACGGCCGATCTGTTAAAAGCTGTGCTGGATAAGGAAAGCGGGCTAAAACGAAGTCGTTTATTAAGCCATGTGGCTGCTTTTGAAGTGCCGGGCTATGAGCGGCTGATCTTTGTCACCGACCCGGCTATGAACATTGCCCCTGATCTCAAACAAAAAGGGGAGATTATTCAGAATGCCGTGCAGGTGGCTCGTGCAGCCGGCGTTGAACGTCCCAAAGTGGCTGTTTTGGCACCGGTGGAGGTGGTTAATCCGGCTATGCAGAGCACCCTGGATGCCGCCAGTTTAACCGTGATGGCGAGCAGGGGGCAAATCACAGATTGTGAGGTAGAAGGTCCTTTAGCATTGGACAATGCGGTATCCGTAGAAGCTGCCCAGCACAAAGGGATTAAGTCTCCTGTGGCCGGAAAAGCGGACATTTTGCTTGTCCCCAATATTGAAACTGGCAACGTGCTGTATAAGTCCTTGGTTTACTTTGCCCGGGCCAAGGTAGGAGCCGTCGTGGTGGGGGCTGAAGTTCCAGTCATCCTCACTTCTAGGGCGGATAGCATGGAGGACAAATTATATTCCATTGCCTTGGCCGCCTGTGTGACCCACATGAATTAA
- a CDS encoding sigma-54 interaction domain-containing protein, with amino-acid sequence MRKIFLVGAGSGGTALLKTFQNMESLKVIGVSDRNVNAPGMKEARKYGIPTGTDYTRMISHDVEVIIEATGDEGVFHHLRQIKPQHATVIPGSIARIIMSLIEEKENLIQRLRHHQHELDIILNSTHDGMLAVNKEGIITLFNRAAERIIGLRAEDVLGEPATKWIPNSRLNIVLQTGQPELHQEQWLNNDRRIITNRVPVISEEGEVIGAVAVFRDITDVTTLAEEVLDLKETRSLLEAIINSSEDAISVVDQNGIGLMINPAYTRLTGLNVEDVIGKPADVDISEGESMHMQVLKTKKPVRGVPMKVGKYRKDVVVNVAPIIVDGELKGSVGIIHDISEIKKLTRELDRARRIIRTLEAKYTFEDIVGESEPVKTAIEQAKTAAYTPATVLLRGESGTGKELFAHAIHNESERKFNQFVRVNCAALSEQLLESELFGYEEGAFTGAKQGGKKGLFEEANGGTIFLDEIGEISLSTQAKLLRVLQEKEIVRVGGTKAIPVDVRVIAATNINLEEAIWQGKFREDLYYRLNVLPIIIPPLRYRDDDIRLLAEHFIAKLNMEYGRHIASVADEVIEYLKAYHWPGNVRELENVISRAIIHMRFNEERLELHHLPPLQLKRYDSGKQEQSEWARAHHPIFDGKILPLDEVVGRWEKTYIQQVLSQCNGNKTKAAQKLKISVRNLYYKLQKYGLH; translated from the coding sequence ATGAGAAAAATTTTTCTGGTTGGTGCAGGCAGTGGCGGTACAGCCCTGCTTAAAACTTTTCAGAATATGGAATCCCTTAAAGTCATTGGGGTATCGGACCGCAATGTGAATGCGCCGGGCATGAAGGAGGCCCGCAAGTACGGTATCCCAACTGGAACGGATTATACCCGGATGATCAGCCATGATGTAGAAGTGATTATTGAGGCTACTGGAGATGAGGGTGTTTTTCACCATTTACGCCAGATCAAACCCCAACATGCAACCGTTATTCCAGGCAGTATTGCCCGAATCATAATGAGTTTGATTGAGGAAAAAGAAAACTTGATTCAGCGGTTGCGCCATCACCAGCATGAATTGGACATCATTTTAAACTCTACCCATGACGGCATGCTGGCCGTCAACAAAGAGGGAATTATTACCCTCTTTAACCGTGCGGCTGAAAGAATCATCGGCTTAAGAGCGGAGGATGTCCTGGGAGAGCCAGCGACAAAGTGGATTCCCAACAGCCGGCTTAATATCGTGCTGCAAACAGGACAGCCTGAATTGCATCAGGAACAGTGGCTGAATAATGACAGACGAATCATCACCAACCGCGTGCCCGTCATCTCGGAAGAAGGGGAAGTGATTGGTGCTGTTGCCGTTTTCCGGGATATCACCGATGTGACCACTCTGGCAGAAGAGGTGCTTGATTTAAAAGAGACACGCAGCCTGCTGGAGGCGATTATCAATTCTTCGGAAGATGCTATTTCAGTGGTGGACCAGAACGGTATTGGCTTAATGATCAATCCAGCCTATACCCGCCTGACAGGATTAAATGTGGAGGATGTGATCGGCAAGCCGGCGGATGTGGATATTTCCGAGGGGGAAAGCATGCACATGCAGGTGCTAAAAACCAAGAAACCAGTTCGGGGCGTGCCCATGAAAGTGGGCAAATACCGCAAAGATGTGGTCGTCAACGTGGCACCGATAATCGTGGATGGTGAACTGAAGGGCAGTGTGGGTATCATTCATGATATCTCTGAAATAAAAAAACTGACAAGAGAATTGGACCGGGCCAGACGCATCATTCGCACCCTGGAAGCAAAGTATACGTTTGAAGATATTGTCGGAGAGAGTGAACCGGTCAAAACGGCTATTGAACAGGCCAAAACAGCCGCTTACACGCCGGCGACCGTTTTGCTGAGGGGTGAATCCGGCACGGGTAAAGAGCTGTTTGCCCATGCCATTCACAATGAGAGCGAACGGAAATTTAACCAGTTTGTGCGGGTTAATTGTGCCGCCTTGTCTGAACAATTATTGGAAAGTGAATTATTTGGCTATGAAGAAGGGGCATTTACTGGTGCCAAACAGGGTGGCAAAAAAGGGTTGTTTGAGGAAGCCAATGGGGGAACCATCTTTTTGGATGAAATCGGAGAAATTTCCCTGAGTACCCAGGCCAAGCTGCTCCGTGTATTGCAGGAGAAAGAAATTGTCCGTGTCGGAGGAACAAAAGCGATCCCTGTCGATGTGCGGGTCATTGCCGCGACCAATATCAATTTGGAGGAAGCCATTTGGCAAGGAAAGTTCCGTGAAGACCTGTATTACCGTCTCAATGTACTGCCTATCATTATTCCGCCGCTACGTTACAGGGATGACGATATCCGCCTGTTAGCGGAGCATTTTATTGCTAAGTTAAATATGGAATATGGGCGGCATATTGCTTCTGTTGCCGATGAGGTGATTGAGTACTTGAAAGCTTACCATTGGCCGGGAAATGTGCGGGAGCTGGAAAATGTGATCAGCCGGGCTATCATCCATATGCGCTTTAATGAGGAGCGGCTGGAGCTTCATCATTTGCCTCCCTTGCAGTTAAAGCGGTATGACAGTGGAAAGCAGGAGCAGAGCGAGTGGGCCAGGGCTCACCATCCGATCTTTGACGGAAAAATCCTGCCCCTGGACGAGGTCGTGGGCAGATGGGAGAAAACATATATACAGCAGGTGTTGTCACAATGTAATGGTAACAAAACTAAAGCAGCCCAAAAATTAAAGATTTCCGTGCGCAACCTGTACTATAAATTACAGAAATATGGCTTGCATTAA
- a CDS encoding DUF2627 domain-containing protein has product MKIQRLISVLILVIPGAIGVYGWTLMREAFFTNFTPEGFHWGMFMMGLVLFIFGVAFVGGFIFYRDKKRRYGRRFKDDLDE; this is encoded by the coding sequence ATGAAGATCCAACGCTTGATTTCTGTCCTGATTCTGGTGATTCCAGGGGCAATAGGGGTCTATGGCTGGACATTGATGCGGGAAGCGTTTTTCACGAACTTTACACCGGAAGGTTTCCACTGGGGGATGTTTATGATGGGGCTTGTCTTATTTATCTTCGGGGTAGCTTTTGTGGGGGGATTCATTTTTTACCGGGATAAAAAGAGACGCTATGGCCGGCGGTTCAAGGATGATCTGGACGAATAG
- a CDS encoding glycosyltransferase family 2 protein: MDQVSIIIPAYNEEQYIGQTLSTLVGSGDWFKELIVIDDGSDDNTFHQARVYTPHVIRLSGNKGKSAAMMTGVYQSRGSILVFLDADLGNSAHLAKLLLQPVQNQAADMTIAVLPRTKQGGLGLVKRFASWGIYRQTGVWLEAPLSGQRAVRKKHFLSSYRGDQGFGFEVGLTIDYLQAGYVIQEVEVPFTHRERGKTVDGFWHRFKQGLAVKQALKLRKDGIV, from the coding sequence GTGGATCAAGTCAGTATCATTATTCCGGCCTATAACGAAGAACAGTATATTGGGCAAACCCTCTCAACCCTGGTGGGCAGCGGGGACTGGTTTAAAGAACTTATTGTTATTGATGACGGAAGTGACGACAATACCTTTCATCAAGCACGGGTCTATACCCCTCATGTCATTCGTCTGTCGGGTAATAAAGGAAAGTCTGCGGCAATGATGACTGGTGTGTATCAATCTAGAGGCTCGATCTTAGTTTTTCTTGATGCTGATTTGGGTAACAGTGCCCACCTTGCTAAATTGTTGCTCCAGCCTGTTCAAAATCAAGCTGCTGATATGACCATTGCTGTTTTACCCCGAACCAAACAGGGGGGACTTGGTCTTGTCAAACGGTTTGCCAGCTGGGGGATTTACAGGCAAACCGGAGTGTGGTTGGAGGCTCCCTTATCAGGGCAGCGGGCTGTCCGCAAAAAACATTTTTTAAGCAGTTATAGGGGTGACCAAGGCTTTGGCTTTGAAGTGGGGCTAACCATTGACTACTTACAAGCTGGTTACGTCATCCAGGAAGTGGAGGTTCCTTTTACGCATCGTGAAAGGGGTAAAACAGTGGACGGCTTCTGGCACCGTTTTAAACAAGGCCTGGCTGTCAAGCAGGCTTTGAAATTGAGAAAAGATGGGATTGTTTAA